One region of Pagrus major chromosome 7, Pma_NU_1.0 genomic DNA includes:
- the LOC140999559 gene encoding tubulin alpha-1 chain-like yields MRECISIHVGQAGVQMGNACWELYCLEHGIQPDGRMPSDKTIGGGDDSFNTFFSETGAGKHVPRAVFVDLEPSVIDEVRTGTYRQLFHPEQLITGKEDAANNYARGHYTIGKEIIDIVLDRIRKLADQCTGLQGFLVFHSFGGGTGSGFTSLLMERLSVDYGKKSKLEFSVYPAPQVSTAVVEPYNSILTTHTTLEHSDCAFMVDNEAIYDICRRNLDIERPSYTNLNRLIGQIVSSITASLRFDGALNVDLTEFQTNLVPYPRIHFPLATYAPVISAEKAYHEQLSVAEITNACFEPANQLVKCDPRHGKYMACCLLYRGDVVPKDVNAAIVTIKTKRTIQFVDWCPTGFKVGINYQPPTVVPGGDLAKVQRAVCMLSNTTAIAEAWARLDHKFDLMYAKRAFVHWYVGEGMEEGEFSEAREDMAALEKDYEEVGADSVGEDEDDEGEEY; encoded by the exons ATG cGTGAGTGCATCTCCATCCACGTTGGTCAGGCTGGTGTCCAGATGGGCAATGCCTGCTGGGAGCTTTACTGCCTGGAACATGGGATCCAGCCGGACGGACGGATGCCCAGTGACAAGACCATCGGAGGAGGAGATGATTCCTTCAACACCTTCTTCAGTGAGACTGGAGCTGGAAAGCACGTCCCcagagctgtttttgtggaCCTGGAGCCTTCTGTCATTG ATGAGGTGCGCACTGGAACCTACCGCCAGCTGTTCCACCCAGAGCAGCTGATCACTGGCAAGGAGGATGCTGCCAACAACTACGCCCGTGGACACTACACCATCGGCAAAGAGATCATAGACATAGTTCTGGACAGGATCCGCAAATTG gctgACCAGTGCACTGGCCTTCAGGGCTTCCTGGTTTTCCACAGCTTCGGCGGTGGCACCGGCTCTGGTTTCACCTCCCTGCTGATGGAGCGTCTGTCTGTCGACTACGGCAAGAAGTCCAAGCTGGAGTTTTCTGTCTACCCCGCTCCCCAGGTGTCCACCGCTGTGGTGGAGCCTTACAACTCCATCCTCACCACCCACACCACCCTGGAGCACTCTGACTGTGCCTTCATGGTAGATAACGAGGCCATCTACGATATCTGTCGTAGGAATCTCGATATCGAGCGTCCCAGTTACACCAATCTGAACAGGCTAATTGGTCAGATTGTGTCCTCCATCACTGCCTCCCTTCGTTTCGACGGTGCCCTCAATGTTGATCTGACAGAGTTCCAGACCAACTTGGTGCCATATCCCCGTATCCACTTCCCTCTCGCTACCTATGCCCCTGTCATCTCTGCTGAGAAGGCTTACCATGAGCAGCTCTCAGTGGCCGAAATCACCAATGCCTGCTTCGAGCCAGCCAATCAGTTGGTGAAATGTGACCCTCGTCACGGCAAGTACATGGCTTGCTGCCTCTTGTACCGTGGTGATGTGGTGCCCAAAGATGTGAATGCTGCCATCGTCACCATCAAAACCAAGCGCACCATCCagtttgtggactggtgccCCACCGGTTTCAAGGTTGGCATCAACTACCAGCCACCCACTGTTGTTCCTGGTGGAGACCTGGCCAAGGTCCAGAGGGCTGTGTGTATGCTTAGCAACACCACCGCTATTGCAGAGGCCTGGGCTCGACTCGACCACAAGTTTGATCTGATGTATGCTAAGCGTGCCTTTGTGCACTGGTATGTGGGTGAGGGTATGGAGGAGGGTGAGTTCTCTGAGGCCAGAGAGGACATGGCAGCTCTGGAGAAGGATTATGAGGAGGTTGGAGCTGATAGTGTgggagaggatgaggatgatgaaggagaagaatATTAA
- the LOC140999560 gene encoding tubulin alpha-1B chain-like, whose amino-acid sequence MRECISIHVGQAGVQIGNACWELYCLEHGIQPDGQMPSDKTSGGGDDSFNTFFSETGAGKHVPRAVFVDLEPTVIDEVRSGTYRQLFHPEQLITGKEDAANNYARGHYTIGKEIIDMVLDRIRKLADQCTGLQGFLVFHSFGGGTGSGFTSLLMERLSVDYGKKSKLEFSIYPAPQVSTAVVEPYNAILTTHTTLEHSDCAFMVDNEAIYDICRRNLDIERPSYTNLNRLISQIVSSITASLRFDGALNVDLTEFQTNLVPYPRIHFPLATYAPVISAEKAYHEQLSVAEITNACFEPANQLVKCDPRHGKYMACCLLYRGDVVPKDVNAAIATIKTKRSIQFVDWCPTGFKVGINYQPPTVVPGGDLSKVQRAVCMLSNTTAIAEAWARLNHKFDLMYAKRAFVHWYVGEGMEEGEFSEAREDMAALEKDYEEVGVDSVEGEDEEEGEE is encoded by the exons ATG CGTGAGTGTATCTCCATCCACGTCGGTCAGGCCGGTGTCCAGATTGGCAACGCCTGCTGGGAGCTTTACTGCCTGGAACATGGGATCCAGCCGGACGGACAGATGCCCAGTGACAAGaccagtggaggaggagatgattcCTTCAACACCTTCTTCAGTGAGACTGGAGCTGGAAAGCACGTCCCcagagctgtttttgtggaCCTGGAGCCCACTGTCATCG ATGAAGTGCGCTCTGGTACCTACCGCCAGCTGTTCCACCCTGAGCAGCTGATCACTGGCAAGGAGGATGCTGCCAACAACTACGCCCGCGGACACTACACCATCGGCAAAGAGATCATTGACATGGTTCTGGACAGGATCCGCAAACTG gctgACCAGTGCACTGGCCTTCAGGGCTTCCTGGTTTTCCACAGCTTCGGCGGTGGCACCGGCTCTGGTTTCACCTCCCTGCTGATGGAGCGTCTGTCTGTCGACTACGGCAAGAAGTCCAAGCTGGAGTTCTCCATCTACCCCGCTCCCCAGGTGTCCACCGCTGTGGTGGAGCCCTACAATGCCATTCTCACCACCCACACCACCCTGGAGCACTCTGACTGTGCCTTCATGGTAGATAACGAGGCCATCTATGATATCTGTCGTAGGAACCTCGATATCGAGCGTCCCAGTTACACCAACCTGAACAGGTTGATCAGTCAGATTGTGTCCTCCATCACTGCCTCCCTTCGTTTCGATGGTGCCCTCAATGTTGATCTGACAGAGTTCCAGACCAACTTGGTGCCATATCCCCGTATCCACTTTCCCCTGGCCACCTATGCCCCTGTCATTTCTGCTGAGAAGGCTTACCATGAGCAGCTCTCAGTGGCCGAAATCACCAATGCCTGCTTTGAGCCAGCCAATCAGTTGGTGAAATGTGACCCTCGCCACGGCAAGTACATGGCTTGCTGCCTCTTGTACCGTGGTGATGTGGTGCCCAAAGATGTGAATGCTGCCATTGCCACCATCAAAACCAAGCGTTCCATCCagtttgtggactggtgccCCACCGGTTTCAAGGTTGGTATCAACTACCAGCCACCCACTGTAGTTCCCGGTGGAGACCTGTCCAAGGTCCAGAGGGCTGTGTGTATGCTGAGCAACACCACTGCTATTGCAGAGGCCTGGGCTCGACTCAACCACAAGTTTGATCTGATGTATGCTAAGCGTGCCTTTGTGCACTGGTATGTGGGTGAGGGTATGGAGGAGGGTGAGTTCTCTGAGGCCAGAGAGGACATGGCAGCTCTGGAGAAGGATTATGAGGAGGTTGGAGTCGACTCTGTTGAGGGCGAggatgaggaagaaggagaggagtAG
- the LOC141000161 gene encoding tubulin alpha chain-like, with protein MRECISVHVGQAGVQIGNACWELYCLEHGIQPDGQMPSDKTIGGGDDSFNTFFSETGAGKHVPRAVFVDLEPTVIDEVRSGTYRQLFHPEQLITGKEDAANNYARGHYTIGKEIIDTVLDRIRKLADQCTGLQGFLVFHSFGGGTGSGFTSLLMERLSVDYGKKSKLEFSIYPAPQVSTAVVEPYNAILTTHTTLEHSDCAFMVDNEAIYDICRRNLDIERPSYTNLNRLISQIVSSITASLRFDGALNVDLTEFQTNLVPYPRIHFPLATYAPVISAEKAYHEQLTVSEITNACFEPANQLVKCDPRHGKYMACCLLYRGDVVPKDVNAAIATIKTKRTIQFVDWCPTGFKVGINYQPPTVVPGGDLAKVQRAVCMLSNTTAIAEAWARLDHKFDLMYAKRAFVHWYVGEGMEEGEFSEAREDMAALEKDYEEVGVDSVEGEDEEEGEE; from the exons ATG CGTGAGTGTATTTCAGTGCACGTTGGTCAGGCCGGTGTCCAGATTGGCAACGCCTGCTGGGAGCTTTACTGCCTGGAACATGGGATCCAGCCGGACGGACAGATGCCCAGTGACAAGACCATCGGAGGAGGTGATGATTCCTTCAACACCTTCTTCAGTGAGACTGGAGCCGGAAAGCACGTCCCcagagctgtttttgtggaCCTGGAGCCCACTGTCATCG aTGAGGTGCGCTCTGGTACCTACCGCCAGCTGTTCCACCCTGAGCAGCTGATCACTGGCAAGGAGGATGCTGCTAACAACTACGCCCGTGGACACTACACCATCGGCAAAGAGATCATTGACACGGTGCTGGACAGGATCCGCAAACTG gctgACCAGTGCACTGGCCTTCAGGGCTTCCTGGTTTTCCACAGCTTCGGCGGTGGCACCGGCTCTGGTTTCACCTCCCTGCTGATGGAGCGTCTGTCTGTCGACTATGGCAAAAAGTCCAAGCTGGAGTTCTCCATCTACCCCGCTCCCCAGGTGTCCACCGCTGTGGTGGAGCCCTACAACGCCATCTTGACCACCCACACCACCCTGGAGCACTCTGACTGTGCTTTCATGGTAGATAACGAGGCCATCTACGATATCTGTCGTAGGAACCTTGACATTGAGCGCCCCAGTTACACTAACCTGAACAGGTTGATCAGTCAGATTGTGTCCTCCATCACTGCCTCCCTTCGTTTCGATGGTGCCCTCAATGTTGATCTGACAGAGTTCCAGACCAACTTGGTGCCATATCCCCGTATCCACTTCCCCCTGGCCACCTATGCCCCTGTCATCTCTGCTGAGAAGGCTTACCATGAGCAGCTTACCGTGTCAGAAATCACCAACGCCTGTTTCGAGCCAGCCAATCAGTTGGTGAAATGTGACCCTCGCCACGGCAAGTACATGGCTTGCTGCCTCTTGTACCGTGGTGATGTGGTGCCCAAAGATGTTAATGCTGCCATTGCCACCATTAAAACCAAGCGCACCATCCagtttgtggactggtgccCCACTGGTTTCAAGGTTGGCATCAACTACCAGCCACCCACTGTAGTTCCTGGTGGAGACCTGGCCAAGGTCCAGAGGGCTGTGTGCATGCTGAGCAACACCACCGCTATTGCAGAGGCCTGGGCTCGACTCGACCACAAGTTTGATCTGATGTACGCCAAGCGTGCATTTGTTCACTGGTATGTAGGTGAGGGtatggaggagggagagttcTCTGAGGCCAGAGAGGACATGGCAGCTCTGGAGAAGGATTATGAGGAGGTTGGAGTCGACTCAGTTGAGGGCGAggatgaggaagaaggagaggagtAG